The stretch of DNA ATCTCAACCTCCAGCCGGGTACGTGCTACATGGGGGTCGGCATCTGGCGGCCCGAGACGAAGGTGGCGTACCGGATCCGCGACGCCATCGTCGACCGCCCGGAGGCTTGGGTCGAGGCGACGACCTCGAGACCGTTCGCCGCGGTGCTCCAGCTCGAAGGGGACTCCCTGAGCAGGCCGCCGCAGGGCTATCCGCCGGATCATCCACTCATCGAGGACCTGAAACGCAAGGACTTCATCGCAAGCGCCCGACTGGGCGACCGCGACGTCACGGCGGGGGGCTTCATCGACGCGTTCGCTGCCATGTGTCGGCTCGCCGAGCCGTTCATGCGGTTCCTCTGCGGGGCAGTCGGGGTGCCGTACTGACCGAGGTCACTGGACGAGCCGGAGCGGGGCGGTGTCGTCCGTCCGACCCAGCCCGCCTGCGACCTCGAACCGGCGGCCGACCAGCTCCTCGAAGTCCTCGACGAGGAGGGGCGGTGAGAACAGATACCCCTGAGCCAGGTCGGCCCCCATCGTCCTCACGGCCTCGAGCTGATGGAGGGTCTCGACACCTTCGACGACGACCGTCAGCCCGAGTGCCTTGCCGAGCTGCACGATCGTCCGTGTCACCGGGGAGGATCCCTGCGGTCGCAGGCGGTCGATGAACGTCTTGTCGATCTTGAGAATCGAGACCGGCAGCCTGTCCAGCGTCGCCAGCGACGAGTACCCGGTGCCGAAATCGTCGAGAGCGAGCCTGACACCCATCGCCGCCAGCCGCTCGAGCTGGCGGATCGACACCTCGGCGATGGCGCCCTCCGTCACCTCGAGAACGAGGCGTGCCGGCGTCATCGCCAGCGCAGCCAACGCGTCGTGGACGCTCTCGACGAGGTCGGGATCCTCGAGCTGGCGAAGCGAGAGGTTGACGCTCACCCAGAAGTCGTCCCGCACGAAGCCCCGCGAGAGCCATCGTTCTGCCTGGGCGCACGCCGCCTCCAACACCCAACGACCGATCGGGATGATCTGTCGCGATTGCTCGGCAGCCGCGATGAACCCGACGGGCCCGACCTCTCCGCGCACCGGGTGCTGCCAGCGGACGAGCGCCTCCGCACCGACGATGACTCCGTCGTCGAGCGAGACGATCGGCTGGAAGCGGACTGCGAACGCCTCGTCGTCCAGAGCCGCCCGCAGGTCGGAGCGCAGCTTGAGCTGGGCGATCAGCTCGGCGTGCATGTCCTCCTCGTACAACCGGAACGTGCCCTTCCCGGACCGCTTCGCCGAGTACATGGCGGCGTCGGCGTTTCGGAGGAGCTGATCCGGCTTGTCGCCGGGCACGCCGACGGCGATGCCGACGCTGGCGGCGATCGCGAGCTCCTTACCCTCGACTGCGAATGGCGCCTGGATGACGTCGCGGACGCGGTGCGCGAAGTCGATCGCCTGCTCGGCGTCCGTCAACTCGTCCAACAGGATCGCGAACTCGTCGCCTCCAAAGCGGGCGACGGTGTCGCCGGGGCGTGCCTGGCCGGTGAGCCGCCCGGCGAGAGACCGGAGCACGGCGTCGCCCGCCGCGTGGCCCATGGTGTCGTTGATCGTCTTGAAGTCGTCGAGGTCGAGGAACAGCACTGCGACGATCGCGCCCGATCGTCCGGCGCGCCGGAGCGCATGGTCGAGGTGTTCGGCCAGCAGCACGCGGTTGGCCAGCCCGGTAAGGGCGTCGTGGAGCGCCTGGTGCTTCAGCTCTTCCTTGAGCTCTGTGAGCTGCGCCAGAGAGTCGACGAG from Acidimicrobiia bacterium encodes:
- a CDS encoding EAL domain-containing protein, producing the protein MRRRDQRVGAHAKVWLLTVVVACLSVAGLIPLVGAGPVSRQFSIPWWIAAIGFGLAELSVVHLRFRRDAHSFSMSEIPLVVCLYFVDPVTMIGAQLLANVIVLGLHRRQPPFKLVFNVCQFAAQSVVAVYVFRAGVGSLEPQGAVGWVSAIAASVIALVVAHALINSVIVLSGGRIEPREMAEALALSTFATALNASIALAGMSVMVVSTPAAVVALVPPIALFFGYRAYVSQRQERTRLKSLYEATRDLHESPLIENALLAAARHARAMFDAEMCEVLLFPSDLGQAYRTMVGSGSIEIAMEPLDLSQWHDLWRDVRQRGVGRWVQETVRFGSATAPIVIYEALIVPITERGRVVGSLLVANPEGDVASFEHGDLELVETLAAQVSVSLENGRLVDSLAQLTELKEELKHQALHDALTGLANRVLLAEHLDHALRRAGRSGAIVAVLFLDLDDFKTINDTMGHAAGDAVLRSLAGRLTGQARPGDTVARFGGDEFAILLDELTDAEQAIDFAHRVRDVIQAPFAVEGKELAIAASVGIAVGVPGDKPDQLLRNADAAMYSAKRSGKGTFRLYEEDMHAELIAQLKLRSDLRAALDDEAFAVRFQPIVSLDDGVIVGAEALVRWQHPVRGEVGPVGFIAAAEQSRQIIPIGRWVLEAACAQAERWLSRGFVRDDFWVSVNLSLRQLEDPDLVESVHDALAALAMTPARLVLEVTEGAIAEVSIRQLERLAAMGVRLALDDFGTGYSSLATLDRLPVSILKIDKTFIDRLRPQGSSPVTRTIVQLGKALGLTVVVEGVETLHQLEAVRTMGADLAQGYLFSPPLLVEDFEELVGRRFEVAGGLGRTDDTAPLRLVQ
- a CDS encoding DUF2461 domain-containing protein produces the protein MAKQHFTPALFEFLDALARNNDRDWFKAHQANYEEHVREPALEFINDFAAPLGEMAPEFVADSRTVGGSLFRIQRDTRFAKDKTPYKENTGVQFRHRMAKDVHAPGFYLNLQPGTCYMGVGIWRPETKVAYRIRDAIVDRPEAWVEATTSRPFAAVLQLEGDSLSRPPQGYPPDHPLIEDLKRKDFIASARLGDRDVTAGGFIDAFAAMCRLAEPFMRFLCGAVGVPY